The genomic region TCCCCTGAGCTTTCTGGGGAAAGGGTCTTAGTTTTGAcctgcctctctcctccccccaccccaccctccctctGCCCCAGTGTCTTGCTCTTGGCCCTATCCTGGGGCCAGGGCAGGTCAGCACATGAAGCCACAGCTTTCTCCCTGGCACACTGCCTCCCCTTTCCAGTTTGCCGAGTCAGGGCTCTGGGGTGGGGGTCGCCCACGCTGATCAGGCTGGTTTATGGCAGGGAGGGGAGTACTTCCGACAATTCCCAAagcccttccccccccaccccccattagcCCACTTCTCCTCAGGCTGACATTGAGTAGCTGAGGGCTGTGCTGGCCCAGCTGGCTGGACAGTGCTCACCTTGCACTCTGATCCTAGTCCTCTTGAATGGGCATTTGGCGTGTCACTGGGGAAGGAAAGCTTCAGGAAGCCTGAGCCCAGCTCCCGTTTGGGAATTTCAGGGTTAAATCCTAGCCCAGCAGGGACTCTAACTCTGTGTTCTTTAGAGTGGAGTGTATGTGAATAACAATGGCGGTGGGGGAAATTAAGAAGGAAAGGGTGGGAAGTGGGGATGGGCCGGCCTTGAGGGCAGGCAGAAAGGAGCGGAGGAACCTTGGGGCCAGGATTGGGTTTTTGTCGCCTAGCCTGTTGGAGAAGCTGGGCCCCTGTGGGCTACCCACTGAGACCTAGGTTCTGATGAGTCGGGCCTTAAGCTAGAAACTCGTCTCGTGCCTTGGCTGTAGCTGCTACATGGTCTGACAGGGAACAGGCGTTCCAAGACTCCCTGTGACCAGTTTAGGTTCCCCTTATCCATTGCCTGTCCAAGTCCTTGGAGCCTCTTGCTGGGCAAAGATTTCCTGCCCATGGGCTCCTTCCCCAGTGCCTGGCTTTCTTAAATGTGAGAGCAAGGTTCTGGGCTACCTGTCACATGTGCATATGCTTTGACCTGAGCACAGCATTAAGGAAGAATTTCCTACATCTGGTTTGTTCTTCTCTGGGGTCTGTGGTCCCAAGTGTCTTCTGATTTAAGAAGCAGCATGATTTTGTGGCAAGATATGGACATGGGAGTCTGGAGGACCCCTGCGTTCCAGCCCGAGCTTTGACACTTAGAGTTCTGGGCGGCTCTCttagccttattttcctcatgtaTTAAGTAGTTGTAGTAATACTAACGCTCCCCGCATCACAGGTTAAAGCACCGTATGAATAAGTTATTAAGCTGGAAGAATACCAAATCACTGGACCTGCCAGGAGAGGGGAAAGGCTCCAGCCCCTTAACTTTTATTTGACTTGttctttgcttcttccttttcctgaaTCCTTTTGTGTTTAAACAGAGATTTAAGGCATCTGCTTCTGGGTCTATGACTTGGAACTGCTTCCACATATACGTGTACCCACAGGGGGACTGAAGGGTCCCACACTGCCAGctttccatccttcccttcccttccccaagcaCAGACTGTTAGCTGCCCTTCCAAGGAAAATCAGAGCCTCTGGGGACAGATTTCATGATGGTTCCGCAGGGTTAGGTGCCAGCTTCCTGGCCTATGGGAGCCCTTAAAGAGCCAGCTTGAGGTGGTGGCTTTGGCCTGGGTGCTGGGTAGGGAGCAAACTTCTGACTCCCTGAAGTCCTTTTCTCCACAGAATCTAGATCCTGGAATGTCTGGCTTGGGCATGGTTCATACTATGGCTGGAACCTTTGGGTTGGAGGAGGGTAGATGAGGCAAGAAAGGACCAGGTTGTCCTTTACCCAGAAATGCCCGACACTGATTAGACCAGCTTCTTACTCACCCCAGCAGGGCCCCTCTCCCCATTTGTGAGAAGGAAGTAGATCTCTTCTTACAGTATTTTTTAACTCAAAGTatccttcaaggtcatctagttcaaccccttcatagGGGAAGAAACTAAAGGCCAGAAGTACCACCTCTGTCCATTTTCCCTTTTACTCCTAAATTGGATTATTGCTATATAACCTTAATTGCTATATAACAGCTTTTGCTTACTCCTTAGTATCCAGTCCCCAGATCGAGTGAATTGTAGAGTACCAGGCtggattctcttctctttcccttggtCCCTGGGTCtgcttctcttccatttctgaatggatattcctttccctttccttccatgAATATGGACAAGATGGGAGGGAGCCTTGGGCTAGGAGGATAATGGGGGAAGTGGGGTTTGGAGGAGAGCATTCCTTCCTTCAGTTGAGATAGAACACAGGCCTTCTGGACTATCCCTGTCAATCAGTGATTTGGAAAGAGGAGAGTTGGAGGGGGGAACAAAATCTAGGCTTGGAAAAACTGGGGACCAGGTGGTGCATTGGAGTCCTGATAGTGAGCAGAATGGAGCTAGCAGGGATaattaaaattggaaaatgactacGAGGAGGAGTTGATGAGGATGGGAGTGGGCTTAGGCTGGGTCAGAGAGAGGTGTAGTGACGAGGATGTTAGCCTGGAGAGCCAGGGGAACCTCACCTTCAGGCCTCCTCTGTctcttagcagctgtgtgatcatgggcaagagCCTGCTTCCTCATCACACCTGTATGCCCCCTACTCCACGAGGTTGTTAAGGATCGAATGAAACAGGAGGTGGGAAGTGCTGTATAGGATTGTCAGTTGTTACCATTGCTGTCTCTCCTGCAGGTCCAGAAGCTGCTCTATGACGCATGCTCGGAGGAAATCTCTGTCCCTGCTGAGCTCTCTCCCCACTGGCCGGGAGCCACTTCGGGTGGAAGGCAAGAGGATGGAGCGGCAGGAGGGCAATGAGCCAGGAGCTGTTCCGGAGGTCCCAAGCCTCCCCAGTCTGCAAGACCTTAGAAAAAACTATCCCCTTCGCAAGCGGCTCCTGGGCCCAGGCAAGCCCAAGACCTGCAAAGTGCTGTTGACCCGTCTGGAGCATGTGGCCAGCCCCCGAGGCGTGGAGGCCTCAGGTTGGGTTGAGGAGCTGCAGCCACTTGCACCTGGCTTGCCCGAGACTCCTATGCCAGGCAAGGGGGAGACAGGTGGGGAGCAGGATGCTGGTACTGATAACACCCTTCCCGAGGAACCACGAAAGAGGCGTCTGGCTTCGCTCAATGCTGAAGCCCTTAATAATTTGCTCCTAGAGCGGGACGATGGGGCTGGGCTTGCTGCTACCCGGCGATGCCGAGGGGAAACTAGGAGGGCCCGAGATAAAGTAAGTGGGAGTTGGGCCTCACCAGAGAAGCCAGTCCCCAAAAGCTTTAAGGGACGGAGCCGAACTAGGGCAGGAAGACTCAAGGGTAGTAGCCAGGACATTTTGCCTGAGGAAGTATTTGAAGACGGTGCCCGCCGGGAAGGTGATACTGCTCCCAAGAGACTGGCCAGCCTGAATGCAGCAGCCTTCCTCAAGCTGAGCCAGGAGCGTGAACTGCCACATCGTGCCCCCCGAAACCACCCTGATGGGGATGGTCGGTCTGACTCTATAGGCCCTAAGACACTGAGGATTAAATGGGCCAAAGCCAATCGGAAAAACTGCGTGAAGGCTAAGCAGGAAGCTAGCCTAGTAGGGCCGGAGGGACTACCCAGCTGGCAAATCCCCCCCGAGGGAACCTGGCCTCCAGGTGCCTCTTCTGGCTCCCCTAGGTTATGTGGCAAAGCAGAGCCCCTACCCTATGAACCCTTGAGCCACTCCTATGAGAGCCCTGGGGACCTGTACCACCGGCTGCCCCTGCTGATGGGCGGGCAGGCTGCCATGAAGCCAGAGTACGGGCGCCCAGGAGAGAAGTCTCCCACTCCCAAACAAGACCTCCACCAGCCCTCATTCCCTCTCCCCCAGCTTCCCCCACTGCCTGTGCCCGGCAACCACTCCGACTTCGGCTGCTTCTACGGCGGCCCTGAGCTCACCACCCTGAGCGGGATTTACTTGTGCTACGGTCAAAGCGGACTGCAGTGTGGGGGCTACTCGCCCTGCCCCGTGTTCCCAGAGGGGGGAGAGCTGTCCCCTTCTGCTCCCTGTGACGGGCTTCTGGTGGCCCCCAGCTCCCTGCCCACAGGGACCCCCTTCCAGCACCCTCCCTGGTGTTCATCACGCTACTGCtgtggagaagaaggagaaggagtcaACAGCTACAGCCTCTGCGGGGTCCTCCCCATGCCCCTTAGTCGTGTCAGCAGCCTCCATGCCACTCATGGCAGCTGTCCCTACAAAATGCCTTTTGCAGCAGGTAAGAAGTTTCTGGGAAAGTTGCCTTTCTGGTCTTTACCTGTGGCATAGTGTCACTCTAGGGTCGTGGCAGATGACAGTCTGGTCATCCGAGAGCCTTCTGCTGGTGCTAGGAGAGCCTGGCCCCAAGCGGTAGGGACAGTTTTGGCTCTGGCATTTTCAGGCAAGGTCCGGTCTTTAAGGCAGAGAACCTCAGTTTATTCTTTCTCCCTTGGTGGGCATCAAGACTGCTTAGGCATGTCTGACCTTAAAGCTGTGCCCAGCTAATCTGCCAGGACTTTATGATAGCTGGGTAGTCTTGTCaacagtcagtaagcatttaaaatTGCTCACTGTGTGTCTCTGCCACTATACTGTGCAGCGGGGTTATAAAGATAGGCCAGAAACtatgcttgccctcaaggagtttactttctaatgggagagacagcctGTAAACAACTAAGTTCACAAAAGatatataggggtgtgtgtgtgtgtgtgtgtgtgtgtgtgtgtgtacatgtgtacacgTGCATGCATGAATGTACAAGTACTTGATGGAAGGTAATCTaagaggagaaggcactagcagctgggggatcaTGAAAGGCCTCCTGTAGCAAATACTTGTGCTGTGGTCAAAGCTTTTGGGTACCCCAAAATTCAATGTAGTATGATTGAGACCTAGGGCAGATTTAATTCCATGTGCCCCCTGAGATGCCCATTGGAGGGTCCTGCCTACCAGTAGATGTAGAAGAAGATGCATATAGTTTTGTAACATGTGTTTTTGATAACCTGTGTAACCAAATGTTACCATAACAATCCAGAGCTCTGCTGTAACATTGACTGATGAGAGGCAGGGCCTCTCTGGCAGCCTAGCAGACTGCCCTCCTAAAGCTGCTTTCGGCCAATATGTTTTCCTAGAAGCAGTTAAGAGTGTGGAGTGGGCTATGCTGGTGCCTTTTCCGATGTAGCTTTGCCTTCTGAGCATGTTGTTCTTGTCAAGTTGTGTCCTTGTCATTTATGCTTCTCCCCTTGGGAGCTGAATCCTATGACTCTGTGCCTGTTGCAGAAAGCCTCAAGCATGTGTTGACCAGCGTGTGTTACAGAAGCATTCATAGGGAGTGCTGAGCTGAGCCCTGGGCAGGAAAGGTGGAGGGGGCATGGGATTGGGAGTGTAGATAGAGGCAGCTATAACCTCAAGCATGCTGGCCTTGGTGCCAGGGACCACCGCCCTCCCTTACATGCCCCTTCACTGTGTGGGCTGAAGTGGGAAGCCAGGCAGGTCAGGATTCCCACAGCTGAAGCATGATAGTACCCAAGCCCATAGTCTTGGCTCTTGGTGTCTCACTGAGACACAAACACCTCAGGAAAATGTGTTCCAAGCCTGATGACTCTGTTTCTattgtatctttttttcctcccaggcTAACTAGAGAGGATACAGAGACAGTGGAGATAATGCctttggtaggaaaaaaaatctctttcaaaAATTAAAGAGTAGAATCCTCAAATGAGAAAGAATAGGGGAGTTCTCGTTGGTCTCAGAGTTTACAGGCTGGCATTGCCCCTTTTCCAAGAAGACGAAAGTCACCAAACTCCTCCTGAGGCTGAGCCCTGGACAGCGTGCTTGTGTGTAGAGCTGGTGTCCTCAGTGGGTCAGGGAGGCTGCCTTGTCTCAATGGCAGACTCAGAAGCAGACCCCTCCCAATGTCCCACTTAGGCAGCCTTACTGTGCTTCAGGAAGCACACCAGTCCAGTGGCATTTGGACTTGCTATCTCTGGCATGTTCTGTTTGAGGAGCAGTTGGTAGAAGTGACAGAGAAACAAATTTATCTGGGCTCGACTTTAGGGAAAGTATATTGTAGGAGCTATCTAGAAGTGCAGTAGGCTGCATTAGGATGCAGTGGGCTCCCTCTCAtgaaggtcttcaaacaaaggctgaatGAGTCTGTGTTATTTATGTTGTAACAGATTCTTTTCTGGAtatcagttggactagatggctgttcaggtccattccaactctgaaattctgtgattctgcttgCCAGAAAAAGTCTGGACAGGAAGTGGGCAGCCAAGACTTTTGGGGTCTCTTCTTCCCAGCTCAGACACTGACAACTTAGAGCTCCTCCCATCTTCCTAGGGAGGTGACCAAATCAGCTGGGGCAATAACTCAGTCATTATTCCAGGTGGCTCTGCCCTGCTTCTAGGAGCGTGAGTTGTCAAGGAGGCACTGACTTGTTGGGCctttccagtggctccctctccACCCTCTCTGTAGAAGGCTATAAAACAGCTTTATAGACCAATGGGCTCTGACCAGACTGGTTGTTCCAGGTTCCATGTTGGGCTAGAGCCCTGAAAAATGAGGGCAGGGTTCCTCCTGACTCTCCTGctacctttccttcctctccttcccagccCACACCAGGCAGGAAGTATATGGCTTCTCTTGTCTCACCCATCTTTTTATATACACAGTTACCTTGATACTGTACTTCCATAACTAACAGCCTAAAACTCTTTTACTCTTTGTAAAGCTCCAATGGTTCTCCTGTGATTGTGATCACAAAATTTCTCTTTTAGATCAGGGACTAAGCTTTTGGAAACATGGGTGAAAGGGACTACAGATTTCTCCCTGacattctcccttcctctcccattaGAGAGTTGCAGGTCTCTGGACCAGCTGGACCTCACGATCCCTGTGGCTGGTCATCCAGCTTCACCTGCACACCCCCTCTCAGGATGTCCTGTGCCCAATGTGCCGCCTGCAGCTGAGCCCGTCCCCCATCTGCAGACACCCAATTCGGAGCCCCAGACAATGGCCCGGGCATGCCCGCAAAGTGCAAAGCCTCCTAGTGGCTCTAAGTCTGGCCTGCGTACGGCACCCAGCTGCCTGCATCCCTCTGAAACCAAGGCAGTGAGTGGGCACAGCCACACGAAGCAGCAACGCATTCAGCGCCGCCGGGCCACCAATGGCTGGGTGCCTGTTGGCACTGCCTGCGAAAAGGCTGTGTATGTTGTGGTGAGTATCTAACACCTGGTGAGGGGAAGCAAGGAACAGAGGACAGAGCTCTTTGGGACGTTGTACTGCTCTTTGGGGCATTAAGCTGTGAAAGGTGGAAAAGAGACTAAACCCTTCTCACCTATTCCCATGGTCCTGCcatgaattcatgggagctggtGAATTCCAGAATGGGACCATACAAACACCTAAGGCGGTTGTAGTGTGGGAGaatgaatgctggatttgaagtcagaagacaggTTCTAATCATAATTTTGCtattgagtgaccttgggcaagtcacttaccttttctgAGCAAAGCATGAGTAATCATAGGTATTGGATTCTGTCTGCCTGCTACTAATTCTCTGGACATCCTTGGGTAGTCTTCCCACAGAACTTCTGCCTTTTCCTGTTTCCTACTTCATAAAATGGGAACCACTCCAAGAAGCTTTTCGATACTCCTCTAGGAAAACAGATATTAGACTCCTGGTAAACATGGCTACTTAAAAGCTTCCAGTCAAGTTAGTAGCTCCCATGAGAGACAACATAGCAAGGACGATTACTTTATTGAAGGAAATATTCATTAAACTCAAAGGAGAACACCAGGAAGCTCCCCCATCTAGGCCAGGGTTTCACAAGTAGATGGCCAGAAGCCTGTGGGCCTTCTGGTCAGGTGGCTCCAAGGAAACCTATAGCCAGCATGATCTCTGGTAAACATGACTGAAGCCAGTGGGATCTCAGGAGCCACAGTAGGGGACAAAGCCAGCTCCCTATGGGTGACTTCCCAAGCAAACAGAGACAGAGCAG from Trichosurus vulpecula isolate mTriVul1 chromosome 8, mTriVul1.pri, whole genome shotgun sequence harbors:
- the BAHD1 gene encoding bromo adjacent homology domain-containing 1 protein, which produces MTHARRKSLSLLSSLPTGREPLRVEGKRMERQEGNEPGAVPEVPSLPSLQDLRKNYPLRKRLLGPGKPKTCKVLLTRLEHVASPRGVEASGWVEELQPLAPGLPETPMPGKGETGGEQDAGTDNTLPEEPRKRRLASLNAEALNNLLLERDDGAGLAATRRCRGETRRARDKVSGSWASPEKPVPKSFKGRSRTRAGRLKGSSQDILPEEVFEDGARREGDTAPKRLASLNAAAFLKLSQERELPHRAPRNHPDGDGRSDSIGPKTLRIKWAKANRKNCVKAKQEASLVGPEGLPSWQIPPEGTWPPGASSGSPRLCGKAEPLPYEPLSHSYESPGDLYHRLPLLMGGQAAMKPEYGRPGEKSPTPKQDLHQPSFPLPQLPPLPVPGNHSDFGCFYGGPELTTLSGIYLCYGQSGLQCGGYSPCPVFPEGGELSPSAPCDGLLVAPSSLPTGTPFQHPPWCSSRYCCGEEGEGVNSYSLCGVLPMPLSRVSSLHATHGSCPYKMPFAAESCRSLDQLDLTIPVAGHPASPAHPLSGCPVPNVPPAAEPVPHLQTPNSEPQTMARACPQSAKPPSGSKSGLRTAPSCLHPSETKAVSGHSHTKQQRIQRRRATNGWVPVGTACEKAVYVVNEPGPAIRKSYQAVERDGEMIRVRDTVLLKSGPRKKSMPYVAKISALWEDPKTGELMMSLLWYYRPEHTQGGRNPSMHQNEIFASRHQDENSVACIEEKCYVLTFAEYCRFCALAKRRGEGLPGQRAALVPPSVEYSTPPHRTVPEDTDPELVFLCRHVYDFRHGRILKNPQ